Proteins encoded in a region of the Solanum dulcamara chromosome 9, daSolDulc1.2, whole genome shotgun sequence genome:
- the LOC129902843 gene encoding homeobox-leucine zipper protein HAT22-like, with protein MLCNTRLSLSLGSSITPPHQHNKKGKLSTNDDNQELTLCLSTSSEFTNNCDNRINPQLLGGVNSSVSSFSHTSSVKRERDASSFEEEVENLETKKIVLTSPKGLVDHDDDEEDVHDYGTRKKLRLTKEQSDVLEESFKEHTTLNSKQKRDLARRLSLLPRQVEVWFQNRRARTKLKQTEVECEIFRKRYEDLKDENRRLNKEVEELKSLKMSTPFRVKLSAATLNMCPSCERTNYGGAAAAATDSSTKISFSIGDQKPHFYHAIHQQLC; from the exons atGCTGTGCAACACAAGACTGAGTTTGAGCTTAGGATCATCTATTACtcctcctcatcaacataacaagaagGGGAAATTATCAACCAATGATGATAATCAAGAATTAACACTCTGTTTATCAACTTCATCAGAGTTCACAAATAATTGTGACAATAGGATTAATCCTCAATTATTAGGAGGAGTTAATTCATCGGTTTCTTCATTTTCTCACACAAGTAGTGTCAAAAGGGAAAGAGATGCTAGTAGTTTTGAAGAAGAAGTAGAAAATTTGGAGACCAAAAAAATTGTATTAACTTCTCCAAAGGGATTAGTTgatcatgatgatgatgaagaagatgttCATGATTATGGTACCAGGAAGAAACTTAGGCTCACTAAGGAGCAATCTGATGTTTTAGAAGAAAGCTTCAAAGAGCACACCACTCTTAATTCT AAGCAAAAACGAGATTTAGCGAGACGATTGAGTTTACTTCCTCGACAAGTGGAAGTATGGTTTCAGAATCGAAGAGCCAG GACAAAGCTGAAACAAACAGAAGTAGAGTGTGAAATATTTAGAAAACGTTACGAAGATTTAAAAGACGAAAACAGAAGGCTAAATAAAGAAGTTGAAGAGCTGAAATCTCTGAAAATGTCAACACCCTTTCGAGTAAAACTATCAGCTGCCACTCTTAATATGTGCCCGTCGTGCGAGAGAACTAATTACGGTGGTGCCGCCGCTGCGGCCACCGATAGTTCTACCAAAATCTCTTTTTCCATCGGAGATCAAAAGCCTCACTTTTATCATGCTATCCATCAACAGCTTTGCtaa